A DNA window from Rhizobium jaguaris contains the following coding sequences:
- a CDS encoding SPOR domain-containing protein: MAEKQLAYRASGNDEFFADDDPLAELARIVGFEPRPAAQAAPATQRQEPAFDLEDELLREFERYDAPRLSPADDIPVSPEDQPFAGEAQLSHPGEPTRTEPEFVELPQQPTAPVRQAASARDLIDELEMSIAPTLQPVRAPQPVPAPQAAASAPKPVVTPTPQSAAATVRLPLANFTVNTPPQVRELAKPAAQAPVAPPVVQAQPPIETALDFDLPMMQDAPQPQPPQPQPVVAQPAAPVARAPEPVKPALMDAAALSAEIDDLLADVDRYPVPARGVAPEAKAEPDFDIFGSQAMASPPPAPDVGTAAAVAATPAAAKTPQREEPKPIVLEADDPFAGQDFEFDLADIEMELAELDFAETNKPAPITRPTPAPIAAQQPSPVISRATPLAQPPAAPPVTAAPVAAAPHIVQTPRPEPALQRSVQPPVVAAAPAARKAAPVFDADQALPFDPAEISDTEDRVESFEGSHVPNLPPVEPEQPIVVPPEYDFDIDSEMASLFSTPAKETAPEPIKPAAAAALGGAAMAASWSKNAVAKPAAVVAKQPADEFDEFERALEEDFRRSYREASNPVENVARMTLNPAAVAGRRPARSFRGMATAAAVIAVLGLGAYGVYGWVRHGSPISSFSGEPRVIAADAGPVKVAPENPGGTVVPNQDKAVYDRVAGDSTAAPKQKQLVSSNEQPVDVVQKTLIPEAVSPDDGSDDQVTPTPVGETEDPRLLPNQNGNNADTAANNDAQVPSVSPRKVRTMIVKPDGSLVAREEPAVDKTTTAASPASTPKAVAAKPPADSQVASADLRPSTADAQASQPAAAQPADGDAASAESTPIRVVKTTPVPTSRPVQQPARPAVAPATNAAPATNNVAARPVPAQPKPQPQQVASASPAAAQTAPAASASAGGAYGVQIASLPSEAEAQKSQANLKAKFASVIGGHPLEIRKADIAGKGTYYRVRVVAGSKDEAAAICERYRAAGGTCLISK; the protein is encoded by the coding sequence ATGGCAGAAAAACAGTTGGCGTATCGCGCAAGCGGAAACGACGAGTTCTTTGCGGATGATGATCCGCTTGCCGAACTCGCCCGCATCGTCGGTTTCGAGCCGCGGCCCGCCGCCCAGGCGGCGCCTGCAACTCAGCGACAAGAGCCGGCCTTCGATCTCGAAGATGAGCTCTTGCGGGAATTCGAACGTTATGATGCGCCTCGTTTGAGTCCTGCTGATGACATTCCGGTCTCGCCGGAAGATCAGCCTTTTGCCGGCGAAGCCCAGCTTTCGCATCCGGGAGAACCGACGCGCACCGAACCCGAGTTTGTCGAATTGCCGCAGCAACCCACGGCTCCGGTCAGGCAGGCTGCCAGCGCGCGCGATCTCATTGACGAACTCGAAATGTCGATCGCGCCGACCTTGCAGCCCGTGCGGGCTCCGCAGCCTGTCCCGGCGCCGCAGGCAGCGGCCTCAGCTCCGAAGCCCGTCGTTACGCCGACGCCGCAGTCCGCTGCCGCCACTGTGCGGTTGCCGCTTGCCAATTTCACTGTGAATACTCCGCCGCAAGTACGCGAACTGGCAAAGCCAGCGGCTCAGGCTCCGGTCGCACCACCCGTTGTTCAGGCGCAGCCGCCCATCGAAACGGCGCTCGATTTCGATCTGCCGATGATGCAGGACGCGCCTCAACCTCAACCCCCTCAGCCCCAGCCTGTTGTTGCTCAGCCGGCAGCGCCGGTGGCCAGGGCACCGGAGCCGGTCAAGCCGGCCCTGATGGATGCTGCGGCCCTTTCTGCCGAGATCGATGATCTGCTGGCCGATGTCGACCGTTATCCTGTTCCCGCCAGGGGCGTCGCACCGGAGGCCAAGGCCGAGCCGGACTTCGATATTTTCGGGTCGCAGGCGATGGCGTCGCCACCGCCTGCTCCGGATGTTGGCACTGCGGCCGCTGTTGCGGCTACTCCTGCCGCCGCGAAGACCCCGCAACGAGAGGAGCCGAAGCCGATCGTTCTGGAAGCCGACGATCCCTTCGCCGGTCAAGACTTCGAATTCGACCTTGCCGATATCGAAATGGAGCTTGCCGAGCTCGATTTCGCCGAAACGAACAAGCCTGCTCCGATCACGCGGCCAACGCCCGCTCCGATCGCCGCACAGCAGCCTTCCCCGGTTATTTCTCGGGCGACGCCGCTAGCGCAGCCTCCAGCTGCTCCGCCCGTTACGGCGGCCCCGGTGGCTGCCGCGCCCCATATTGTGCAGACTCCGCGTCCGGAGCCGGCTCTTCAGCGTTCGGTCCAGCCGCCCGTCGTTGCCGCAGCACCGGCGGCGCGCAAGGCTGCGCCGGTTTTCGATGCCGACCAGGCATTGCCTTTCGATCCTGCCGAAATCTCCGATACGGAAGATCGCGTCGAGAGTTTCGAAGGCTCTCATGTGCCGAACCTGCCGCCCGTCGAGCCGGAACAGCCGATCGTGGTTCCGCCGGAATATGATTTCGACATCGACTCGGAAATGGCAAGCCTGTTCAGCACGCCTGCTAAGGAAACGGCTCCCGAGCCGATCAAGCCGGCGGCCGCGGCCGCCCTCGGCGGCGCTGCGATGGCTGCTTCCTGGTCCAAGAATGCTGTAGCAAAGCCCGCTGCGGTGGTGGCCAAACAGCCCGCCGACGAGTTCGACGAGTTCGAGCGGGCTTTGGAAGAGGACTTCCGCCGCAGCTACCGTGAAGCGTCCAATCCGGTCGAGAATGTCGCCCGGATGACGCTGAACCCGGCAGCTGTAGCCGGTCGCCGGCCGGCACGCTCGTTCCGCGGCATGGCGACGGCCGCTGCCGTCATCGCGGTTCTGGGTCTCGGCGCCTATGGCGTCTACGGCTGGGTTCGTCACGGTTCGCCGATTTCGAGCTTCTCCGGCGAGCCGCGCGTCATCGCAGCCGATGCTGGTCCGGTCAAGGTCGCTCCGGAAAACCCGGGTGGTACAGTTGTTCCCAATCAGGACAAGGCTGTCTACGACCGGGTAGCTGGGGACAGCACCGCAGCACCGAAGCAGAAGCAACTGGTTTCCTCCAACGAGCAGCCGGTGGATGTCGTTCAGAAAACCTTGATCCCCGAAGCCGTGTCGCCCGACGACGGCAGCGACGATCAGGTAACGCCGACTCCAGTCGGTGAAACCGAGGATCCGCGGCTGCTGCCGAATCAGAACGGCAACAACGCCGATACGGCTGCCAACAACGATGCTCAGGTCCCCTCCGTGTCGCCGCGCAAGGTGCGCACGATGATCGTCAAGCCGGACGGCTCGCTGGTCGCTCGCGAAGAGCCGGCTGTCGACAAGACCACGACGGCAGCATCCCCGGCATCGACGCCGAAGGCCGTGGCTGCGAAACCGCCGGCTGACAGCCAGGTTGCCTCCGCTGATCTTCGCCCCTCGACGGCGGATGCGCAGGCCTCGCAGCCGGCCGCTGCCCAGCCTGCCGATGGTGATGCTGCCAGTGCCGAAAGCACGCCGATCCGTGTCGTGAAGACAACCCCTGTCCCGACATCGCGGCCGGTGCAGCAGCCGGCGCGTCCTGCTGTCGCCCCTGCCACGAATGCCGCTCCTGCCACGAACAACGTTGCCGCTCGTCCGGTTCCGGCACAGCCGAAGCCACAGCCCCAACAGGTTGCGTCGGCGAGCCCGGCCGCGGCCCAGACGGCTCCGGCCGCATCGGCAAGCGCAGGCGGTGCTTACGGTGTGCAGATCGCTTCGCTGCCTTCCGAGGCCGAGGCGCAGAAATCGCAGGCTAACCTGAAGGCGAAGTTCGCCAGCGTTATCGGCGGTCACCCGCTCGAAATTCGCAAGGCCGACATCGCCGGCAAGGGCACCTACTATCGCGTCCGCGTCGTCGCCGGCTCCAAGGACGAAGCCGCCGCTATCTGCGAGCGTTACCGCGCAGCAGGCGGCACCTGCCTGATCTCGAAGTAA
- the erpA gene encoding iron-sulfur cluster insertion protein ErpA has translation MTEASVTLSDAAAKRIAAIVSAETGKRALRVAVEGGGCSGFSYKFDLADGPQDDDIVVEKGNATVLIDQLSLVYMAGSEIDFVDNLLGQSFQIKNPNAVASCGCGTSFSI, from the coding sequence ATGACTGAAGCAAGTGTAACCCTATCAGACGCGGCGGCAAAGCGAATCGCCGCGATCGTCAGCGCCGAGACCGGCAAGCGAGCGCTTCGCGTCGCCGTCGAAGGCGGCGGCTGTTCCGGCTTCTCCTACAAATTCGATCTCGCCGACGGCCCACAAGACGATGATATCGTTGTCGAAAAGGGCAATGCAACCGTATTGATCGATCAATTGTCGCTGGTCTATATGGCCGGCTCTGAGATCGATTTCGTCGACAATCTGCTCGGCCAGTCCTTTCAGATCAAGAATCCGAATGCGGTCGCAAGCTGCGGCTGCGGCACGAGTTTTTCGATCTAA
- the xth gene encoding exodeoxyribonuclease III has translation MKIATWNINGVKARIENLCQWLKDSDPDIVCLQEIKTVDEGFPRFEVEALGYHVETHGQKGFNGVAILSKMKPDEVTRGLPGDDSDEQSRFIEAVFSVPGQGALRVCCLYLPNGNPIDTEKYPYKLAWMERLRKFAAGRLALEEPTILAGDYNVIPEPHDCFDPKVWENDALFLPQTRRAFRALEHLGFTDAVRATTDTTKLYSFWDYQAGAWQKNNGIRIDHLMLSPEAADRLTSAAIEKHVRAWEKPSDHVPVIAHFDFQA, from the coding sequence ATGAAAATCGCCACCTGGAACATCAACGGCGTCAAAGCGCGTATCGAGAACCTGTGCCAGTGGCTGAAGGACTCCGATCCCGACATCGTTTGCCTGCAGGAGATCAAAACGGTCGATGAGGGTTTTCCGCGCTTCGAGGTCGAGGCGCTCGGCTATCACGTTGAAACGCATGGGCAGAAAGGTTTCAACGGCGTGGCGATCCTGTCCAAGATGAAGCCCGACGAAGTGACGCGTGGTCTGCCGGGTGATGATTCCGATGAGCAGTCCCGCTTTATCGAAGCGGTCTTTTCCGTACCGGGACAAGGCGCGCTCCGCGTTTGCTGCCTTTACCTGCCGAACGGCAATCCCATCGATACGGAAAAATATCCCTACAAACTCGCTTGGATGGAACGCCTGAGGAAATTCGCGGCCGGCCGGCTAGCTCTGGAAGAGCCCACCATCCTCGCCGGCGACTACAATGTCATCCCGGAGCCGCATGATTGCTTCGATCCGAAGGTCTGGGAGAATGATGCGCTGTTCCTGCCGCAAACCCGCCGGGCTTTTCGCGCGCTCGAGCATCTCGGCTTCACCGATGCCGTGCGCGCCACGACGGACACGACCAAGCTCTATTCCTTCTGGGATTACCAGGCCGGTGCCTGGCAAAAAAACAACGGCATCCGCATCGATCATCTGATGCTATCGCCGGAAGCGGCCGATCGCCTGACCTCGGCGGCGATCGAAAAACACGTGCGCGCCTGGGAAAAACCATCCGACCACGTTCCCGTGATCGCGCACTTCGATTTTCAGGCCTGA
- the argS gene encoding arginine--tRNA ligase, whose translation MNLFTDFEVRIKNALEQIDIVKEKRSELDFGRVGVEPPRDASHGDVATNAAMVLSKPLGTNPRALAEIIIAKLREDADVAEVSVAGPGFINIRLSVGYWQRLLATMISEGEKFGRSTLGAGQKVNVEYVSANPTGPMHVGHCRGAVVGDALANLLGFAGYDVTKEYYINDAGSQIDVLARSVFLRYREALGEQVGDIPAGLYPGDYLVPVGEALAKEFGTKLRGMPEDQWLPIIKERAIEAMMAMIRSDLDALNVHHDVFFSERTLHANGAALIRTAINDLTFKGYVYKGALPPPKGQLPEDWEDREQTLFRSTEVGDDIDRPLIKSDGSYTYFAADVAYFKNKFDRGFNEMIYILGADHGGYVKRLEAVARGVSDGQAKLTVLLCQLVKLFRNGEPVKMSKRSGDFVTLRDVVEEVGRDSVRFMMLYRKNSEPLDFDFAKVTEQSKDNPVFYVQYAHARCMSVFRQAKEAFPDLDIASLDLAKAVSGAVSDPAELQLIAKIAEFPRIVEAAAQSQEPHRIAFYLYDLASSFHGHWNKGKDLPELRFVNDKNRELSIARLGLVYAVASVLKSGLGITGTAAPDEMR comes from the coding sequence ATGAACCTTTTCACCGATTTCGAAGTCAGAATTAAGAACGCTCTTGAACAAATTGATATTGTGAAGGAAAAGCGATCCGAACTCGACTTCGGCCGTGTCGGCGTGGAGCCGCCGAGAGACGCCAGTCACGGCGATGTTGCCACCAATGCGGCCATGGTGTTGTCGAAGCCGCTCGGCACGAACCCGCGCGCGCTCGCTGAAATCATCATCGCCAAATTGCGGGAAGATGCCGATGTTGCCGAGGTTTCGGTCGCAGGCCCCGGGTTCATCAATATTCGCCTTTCGGTCGGCTATTGGCAGCGCCTGCTGGCGACGATGATCTCCGAAGGGGAAAAATTCGGCCGCTCGACGCTCGGCGCAGGCCAGAAAGTCAATGTGGAATATGTTTCCGCCAATCCGACGGGGCCGATGCATGTCGGCCATTGCCGAGGCGCCGTCGTCGGCGATGCGCTGGCGAATCTGCTCGGCTTTGCCGGCTATGACGTCACCAAGGAATATTACATCAACGACGCCGGTTCGCAGATCGACGTGCTGGCGCGCTCTGTCTTCCTCCGTTACCGGGAGGCTCTAGGCGAGCAGGTCGGCGACATCCCGGCGGGTCTCTATCCCGGCGATTATCTCGTTCCGGTCGGCGAAGCGCTGGCGAAGGAGTTCGGCACCAAGCTGCGCGGCATGCCGGAAGACCAATGGCTGCCGATCATCAAGGAACGCGCCATCGAAGCGATGATGGCAATGATCCGTTCGGACCTGGATGCGTTGAACGTTCATCACGACGTCTTCTTCTCGGAGCGGACGCTGCATGCCAACGGCGCCGCCCTGATCCGCACCGCGATCAACGACCTGACCTTCAAAGGATATGTCTACAAGGGCGCTCTGCCGCCGCCGAAGGGACAGTTGCCGGAAGATTGGGAAGATCGCGAGCAGACCTTGTTCCGTTCGACGGAAGTGGGTGACGATATCGATCGGCCGCTGATCAAGTCGGACGGTTCCTATACCTATTTCGCCGCCGACGTCGCTTATTTCAAGAATAAGTTCGATCGCGGCTTCAATGAGATGATCTATATTCTCGGCGCCGACCACGGTGGCTACGTCAAGCGGCTGGAAGCCGTGGCACGCGGCGTCTCGGATGGTCAGGCGAAACTAACGGTGCTGCTCTGCCAGCTCGTCAAGCTTTTCCGCAACGGCGAGCCGGTGAAGATGTCGAAGCGCTCCGGCGATTTCGTCACGCTGCGTGATGTCGTCGAAGAGGTTGGCCGCGATTCCGTACGGTTCATGATGCTGTACCGGAAAAATTCCGAACCTCTGGACTTCGACTTCGCCAAGGTGACCGAACAGTCCAAGGACAATCCGGTCTTCTACGTGCAATATGCCCATGCGCGCTGCATGTCGGTCTTCCGCCAGGCCAAGGAGGCCTTCCCGGATCTCGATATTGCCTCGCTGGATCTGGCGAAAGCGGTCAGCGGCGCGGTCTCCGATCCGGCCGAATTACAGCTCATCGCAAAGATTGCAGAATTCCCGCGAATCGTCGAGGCTGCAGCTCAGTCACAGGAGCCTCACCGCATCGCTTTCTATCTTTACGATTTGGCTAGTTCCTTCCATGGACATTGGAATAAAGGTAAAGATTTACCTGAATTACGATTTGTTAACGATAAGAACCGAGAATTAAGCATTGCCAGACTTGGGCTGGTGTACGCTGTCGCGTCGGTTTTGAAGTCGGGCCTTGGTATAACCGGGACCGCTGCACCGGACGAAATGCGATAA
- a CDS encoding twin-arginine translocase TatA/TatE family subunit, with the protein MGSLSIWHWLIVLAIALLLFGRGKIPELMGDVAKGIKSFKKGMNDDEDAPSQTTASRTVEHKADETK; encoded by the coding sequence ATGGGTTCTCTAAGCATATGGCATTGGCTGATCGTTCTGGCCATCGCCCTGTTGTTGTTCGGTCGTGGAAAGATCCCGGAGCTGATGGGTGACGTTGCCAAGGGCATCAAGAGCTTCAAAAAAGGCATGAACGACGACGAAGACGCGCCGTCTCAGACGACAGCGTCGCGTACGGTTGAACACAAGGCCGACGAAACGAAATAA
- the scpB gene encoding SMC-Scp complex subunit ScpB, with amino-acid sequence MDDEAAAPIAPGVDAHLLREAERIAEALVFASAQPVSEGFIADRVPRGIDISSIMQRLKADYAARGVNLIQVDGAWAFRTAADLSFVIRRDDNEVRKLSRAALEVLAIIAYHQPVTRAEIEDIRGVQTSKGTLDVLMESGWVRFRGRRRTPGRPVTLGTTRDFLDHFGLEELRDLPGLEELKGAGLLSGRIPSNFNIPSPLMSDELTEDEDPITQLDLEELGLLAPGGASDD; translated from the coding sequence ATGGACGACGAAGCGGCTGCGCCGATAGCGCCGGGTGTCGATGCGCACCTCCTCCGCGAGGCCGAACGTATTGCCGAAGCCCTGGTCTTTGCCTCCGCCCAGCCGGTTTCAGAAGGCTTTATCGCCGATCGCGTTCCACGCGGCATCGATATCAGCTCTATCATGCAGCGTCTGAAGGCGGATTATGCGGCGCGCGGCGTCAATCTGATACAGGTCGACGGCGCCTGGGCCTTTCGCACCGCCGCCGATCTTTCCTTTGTGATCCGCCGCGACGATAACGAGGTCCGGAAACTGTCGCGCGCCGCCCTCGAAGTCCTGGCGATCATTGCCTATCACCAGCCGGTGACGCGCGCCGAGATCGAAGATATCAGAGGTGTGCAGACGTCAAAGGGCACACTCGACGTGCTGATGGAATCCGGTTGGGTTCGTTTTCGCGGACGCCGGCGCACCCCCGGCCGGCCGGTGACGTTGGGCACGACGCGGGATTTCCTGGATCATTTCGGCCTCGAAGAGCTGCGCGATCTGCCCGGTCTCGAGGAATTGAAGGGGGCGGGGCTGCTGTCGGGCCGAATTCCCTCCAATTTCAACATTCCGTCGCCATTGATGAGCGACGAGTTGACCGAGGACGAAGATCCGATCACGCAATTGGATCTGGAGGAACTCGGTCTTTTGGCGCCGGGTGGCGCTTCGGACGATTGA
- a CDS encoding segregation and condensation protein A: MVDGTEKNMQAQTPMDKLWQDNGAERGMHEPALVVDIAGFEGPLDLLLHLARNQKVDLSRISVLSLAEQYLQFIERARRIRIELAADYLVMAAWLAYLKSKLLIPQQSKEDGPTGEEMAATLAFRLKRLEAMRDAATDLVNRNRLGRDVFARGAPEHIPDRRQSAYDASLYDLLTAYASLRQRQAITQVTIERRRVWSLVDARTILSRMIGEITDWTALEHYLLDYMTDASERITAIASAFAASLELVREGKLEIRQEGAFQPLYMRRGPNHIELEAAE; this comes from the coding sequence ATGGTGGACGGCACGGAGAAGAATATGCAGGCGCAGACGCCGATGGACAAGCTGTGGCAGGACAATGGCGCCGAGCGCGGCATGCATGAACCGGCACTTGTCGTCGACATTGCCGGCTTCGAAGGCCCGCTCGACCTTCTGCTGCATCTCGCCCGCAACCAGAAGGTCGATTTGTCGCGGATCTCGGTGCTGTCGCTCGCCGAGCAATATCTGCAGTTCATCGAGCGCGCCCGGCGGATCCGCATCGAGCTTGCTGCCGACTATCTCGTTATGGCGGCCTGGCTCGCCTACCTCAAATCGAAACTGCTCATTCCGCAGCAGAGCAAAGAAGACGGCCCGACCGGTGAGGAGATGGCTGCGACGCTCGCCTTCCGCCTGAAACGCCTCGAGGCCATGCGCGATGCAGCGACCGATCTCGTCAACCGCAATCGTCTCGGCCGCGACGTCTTTGCCCGCGGAGCACCGGAACATATTCCCGATCGGCGCCAGTCGGCCTATGACGCCAGCCTCTACGATCTTCTGACCGCCTATGCGAGCTTGCGTCAGCGTCAGGCGATCACGCAGGTGACGATCGAGCGGCGTCGTGTCTGGTCGCTGGTCGATGCGCGTACGATTCTCAGCCGGATGATCGGCGAGATCACCGATTGGACGGCTTTGGAACACTATCTTTTGGACTATATGACCGATGCGAGCGAGCGCATCACTGCCATTGCCAGCGCCTTCGCCGCCTCGTTGGAGCTCGTGCGGGAAGGCAAGCTGGAGATCCGGCAGGAGGGCGCCTTCCAGCCGCTCTATATGCGGCGCGGGCCGAACCATATAGAACTCGAGGCGGCGGAATAG
- a CDS encoding deoxyguanosinetriphosphate triphosphohydrolase, translating into MTIDRHALGFGYGERAVYATDPWESRGRLYEEGSSPTRSDFQRDRDRIVHTTAFRRLKHKTQVFIAQDGDHYRTRLTHTIEVAQIARALARALKLDEDLAEGVALVHDFGHTPFGHTGEDALHEMLLPYGGFDHNAQSLRIVTKLERRYAEFDGLNLTWETLEGLVKHNGPLLTPDGKGTRGPVPQPILDYCEIHDLEIATYASLEAQVAAIADDIAYNTHDIDDGLRSGYLNFDMLEEIPFLSGLMAEVRARYPHLEPSRFTHEIMRRQITRMVEDVISVAQQALSEVRPGSVADIRAAGRIMATFSPEMAETDKQIKQMLFKRIYRHPDIMRIRAGAAQIVTDLFHAYMDNPKEMQSHYWVDHIAGLAVAAKARHVGDYLAGMTDTYAISAHRRLFDQTPDLR; encoded by the coding sequence ATGACGATCGACAGGCATGCATTGGGTTTCGGTTATGGTGAGCGGGCTGTTTATGCGACCGATCCCTGGGAATCGCGCGGGCGGCTTTACGAGGAGGGATCGAGCCCGACGCGCTCGGATTTCCAGCGCGACCGCGACCGCATCGTACATACGACTGCTTTCCGGCGCCTGAAGCACAAGACGCAAGTCTTCATCGCGCAGGATGGCGATCATTACCGTACACGTCTGACGCATACGATCGAGGTAGCACAGATCGCCCGTGCTTTGGCGCGGGCGCTGAAGCTCGACGAGGATCTCGCCGAAGGCGTGGCGCTCGTCCACGATTTCGGCCACACCCCCTTTGGCCACACCGGTGAAGATGCGCTGCACGAGATGCTGCTGCCCTATGGCGGCTTCGACCACAACGCCCAATCGCTGCGCATCGTGACGAAGCTCGAGCGGCGTTATGCCGAATTCGATGGCTTGAATCTCACCTGGGAGACGTTGGAAGGGCTGGTCAAGCACAACGGTCCGCTTCTGACGCCCGATGGTAAGGGCACGCGCGGCCCGGTGCCGCAGCCGATTCTCGACTATTGCGAAATCCACGATCTGGAAATCGCGACCTACGCCAGCCTGGAGGCACAGGTGGCCGCGATCGCCGACGATATCGCCTACAACACCCATGACATCGATGACGGCCTGCGCTCTGGCTATTTGAATTTCGACATGCTGGAAGAGATTCCATTTCTATCGGGGCTGATGGCCGAGGTGAGGGCGCGCTATCCTCATCTTGAGCCGAGCCGCTTCACGCATGAGATCATGCGCCGACAGATCACCCGTATGGTGGAGGACGTGATCTCCGTTGCGCAGCAGGCGCTCAGCGAGGTCAGGCCCGGCAGTGTTGCCGATATTCGTGCCGCCGGCCGTATCATGGCCACCTTCTCGCCTGAGATGGCCGAGACGGACAAACAGATCAAGCAGATGCTCTTCAAGCGAATCTATCGCCATCCCGATATCATGCGCATCCGTGCCGGTGCCGCACAGATCGTCACCGACCTGTTCCACGCCTACATGGACAATCCCAAGGAGATGCAGAGCCATTATTGGGTCGATCATATCGCCGGCCTCGCCGTAGCCGCCAAGGCGCGCCATGTCGGCGACTATCTGGCAGGTATGACCGACACCTATGCCATCAGCGCCCACAGGCGTTTGTTTGACCAGACTCCCGATTTGCGGTAG
- the exoR gene encoding exopolysaccharide production regulator ExoR, protein MFKSEFISARVMMLSLSLATSVALAGHALAFDINAGVTKESGPFDLFKFGFRAYKNGQKEEAVEAYRYAAEKGHTGSRWALANMYADGDGVTQDDFEAFKIYSEIAQQGVEPGSEDTGFFINALLALANYYKTGIANSPVKIDLNQARQLYFQVASTFGVPEAQFQLAQMMLAGEGGAANVQQAKKWLNQARKSGHPGAMAVFGNILFQEGQSVRGLAFMTAALDKCKPKDCSWMEDLQEQAFSIASEDDRRVAVSMSHQLDVAGAE, encoded by the coding sequence ATGTTTAAGTCCGAGTTCATATCAGCGAGAGTCATGATGCTCAGCCTGTCGCTTGCCACGTCGGTAGCGCTCGCAGGCCACGCCCTGGCATTCGACATCAATGCGGGTGTCACCAAGGAGTCCGGGCCTTTCGATCTCTTCAAATTCGGCTTCCGGGCCTACAAGAACGGCCAGAAGGAAGAGGCGGTCGAAGCTTATCGTTACGCAGCCGAGAAAGGGCATACAGGCTCGCGTTGGGCGCTCGCCAATATGTATGCTGACGGCGATGGCGTAACGCAGGACGATTTCGAGGCCTTCAAGATCTATAGTGAGATCGCCCAGCAGGGTGTGGAACCCGGTTCCGAGGATACCGGCTTCTTTATCAACGCGCTGCTCGCGCTCGCCAACTATTACAAGACCGGTATTGCAAATAGCCCGGTCAAGATCGATCTCAATCAGGCACGGCAGCTCTACTTCCAGGTCGCATCGACGTTCGGCGTTCCCGAGGCTCAGTTTCAGCTCGCGCAGATGATGCTGGCGGGTGAGGGCGGCGCGGCCAATGTGCAGCAGGCCAAGAAGTGGCTGAACCAGGCCCGCAAGAGCGGCCATCCCGGCGCCATGGCCGTCTTCGGCAATATTCTCTTTCAGGAGGGCCAGTCCGTGCGCGGCCTCGCCTTCATGACGGCAGCGCTCGACAAGTGCAAGCCGAAGGACTGTTCGTGGATGGAAGACCTTCAGGAACAGGCTTTCTCAATCGCCAGCGAAGACGATCGTCGCGTTGCCGTCTCCATGTCGCACCAGTTGGATGTCGCCGGCGCCGAATAG
- the nagZ gene encoding beta-N-acetylhexosaminidase — MTESKSMILGCSGHSITPEERSFYQSEQPWGFILFGRNISEPAQIADLVASLRDSVGRDAPVLIDQEGGRVQRIRPPILPHYPSGQALGDIYRKNREQGLRAAWLMSRLHAFDLLKFGINVDCLPVLDVPVEGSSNVIGNRAYGGDPVTVTEMGRAAAEGLKAGGVLPVMKHMPGHGRGFADSHHELPVVTVPRTELEAHDFPPFVALKDELMAMTCHVVFTDIDPANPATTSRKVIDEIIRGHIGFQGLLLSDDTSMNALAGTIGERAANIVAGGCDIVLHCNGVMDEMQQVVRNVPVLTGAALARTKAVEAAFGSNDGADEASIRAEFDAMLAVA; from the coding sequence ATGACCGAATCAAAATCCATGATCCTCGGCTGTAGCGGCCATTCCATCACGCCCGAAGAGCGTTCCTTCTATCAGTCGGAACAGCCGTGGGGCTTTATTCTCTTTGGACGCAACATTTCCGAGCCGGCGCAGATTGCCGATCTCGTCGCCTCCCTGCGCGATAGCGTCGGTCGCGATGCGCCCGTATTGATCGACCAGGAAGGGGGCAGGGTGCAACGCATCCGCCCGCCGATCCTGCCGCATTATCCGTCCGGTCAGGCGCTGGGCGACATCTATCGCAAAAACCGCGAACAGGGCCTGCGCGCCGCCTGGCTGATGTCGCGGCTGCATGCTTTCGATCTTCTGAAATTCGGCATCAACGTCGATTGCCTGCCGGTGCTCGACGTGCCGGTCGAAGGTTCAAGCAATGTCATCGGCAACCGCGCCTATGGTGGTGATCCCGTGACGGTGACGGAGATGGGGCGCGCGGCCGCCGAGGGCCTCAAGGCCGGCGGCGTGCTGCCGGTGATGAAGCATATGCCCGGCCATGGCCGCGGCTTTGCCGATTCACATCATGAATTGCCGGTTGTCACTGTTCCGCGCACGGAGCTGGAAGCGCATGACTTTCCGCCCTTCGTGGCGCTCAAGGATGAGCTGATGGCAATGACCTGCCATGTCGTTTTTACCGACATCGACCCCGCCAATCCGGCGACAACGTCGCGCAAGGTCATTGACGAGATCATCCGCGGCCATATTGGCTTCCAGGGTCTGCTGCTCTCGGACGATACCTCGATGAACGCGCTTGCCGGCACGATTGGCGAGCGGGCGGCGAATATTGTTGCGGGCGGCTGCGATATCGTGCTGCATTGCAATGGCGTGATGGATGAGATGCAGCAGGTGGTGCGCAATGTTCCGGTGTTGACCGGTGCCGCGCTGGCGCGCACGAAAGCGGTCGAGGCGGCTTTCGGCAGCAACGACGGTGCCGACGAGGCTTCGATCCGCGCGGAATTCGATGCGATGCTTGCGGTGGCGTAG